One Weissella ceti DNA window includes the following coding sequences:
- a CDS encoding 3'-5' exoribonuclease YhaM family protein gives MTELKEFKFDEKFDTFVLLKEADIRTTSQGKPYLAVEVADRSMEVRGMLWDVDTNAVQNLSAGTVVHITAVKQMYQERPQLKVLAIRPAVAGEPQNAADFMQAAPVRAAEMEEEVAKLLFQITNATWQRVVRHLLKKFHDEFYKFPAAKANHHAFAGGLAYHSLSIARLAESIVKQYDDVNASLLYAGAILHDLGKVIELSGPVATKYTTAGNLIGHITLIDEQIVIASQEIGLDLYSEDMLVLRHTVLAHHGVLEYGSPVRPLIKEANILHQLDELDATMQSFDNALADTEPGTFSGRQWSLDQRSIYRPNFDK, from the coding sequence ATGACTGAATTAAAAGAATTTAAATTTGATGAAAAATTTGATACGTTTGTTTTGTTGAAAGAAGCAGATATTCGTACAACGAGCCAAGGTAAGCCATATTTGGCAGTTGAAGTAGCTGACCGCTCAATGGAAGTACGCGGGATGCTGTGGGATGTTGACACCAATGCAGTTCAAAATTTGTCTGCTGGAACAGTGGTACATATCACTGCCGTTAAACAAATGTATCAAGAACGTCCACAACTTAAAGTTCTTGCGATTCGACCAGCCGTTGCGGGTGAACCACAAAATGCAGCTGATTTCATGCAGGCCGCACCAGTTCGTGCAGCTGAGATGGAAGAAGAAGTGGCCAAGCTGTTATTCCAAATTACCAATGCGACATGGCAACGTGTTGTGCGTCATCTATTAAAGAAATTCCATGATGAATTTTACAAATTCCCTGCAGCAAAGGCTAATCATCATGCCTTTGCAGGCGGATTAGCTTATCACTCACTATCAATTGCCCGTTTAGCAGAGTCAATTGTTAAGCAATACGATGATGTAAATGCAAGCTTATTGTATGCTGGAGCTATTTTGCATGATTTAGGAAAAGTAATTGAATTAAGCGGGCCTGTCGCAACGAAGTACACAACCGCTGGTAACTTGATTGGACATATTACATTAATTGATGAACAAATCGTCATTGCGAGCCAGGAAATTGGGTTGGATCTATATAGTGAAGACATGTTAGTGTTGCGCCATACTGTTTTAGCACATCATGGGGTTCTAGAATATGGCTCACCAGTACGTCCACTGATCAAAGAAGCGAATATTTTACACCAACTGGATGAATTAGATGCCACAATGCAAAGTTTTGATAATGCATTAGCAGATACAGAACCTGGTACTTTTTCAGGCCGTCAATGGTCGCTTGACCAACGTAGTATCTATCGTCCAAATTTCGATAAATAA
- the gntK gene encoding gluconokinase yields the protein MDYLIGVDLGTTSTKAVLFDTAGKVIATANHGYKLYRDEPDMAEEDLDEIYRAFVEAVQEVAQEATEGKVLAVSFSSAMHSLIAFDADWQPLTRVITWADNRAVKYTEELRETGLGQEIYSKTGTPIHPMAPLSKILWMKNEKQDIYNNAAHYLGIKEYLFHRLFGANKMDISIASGTGLFNIFELDWDAQALEVTGLSKEQLPEPVEPYEIERGLSAEMAHILGLDQDTAFVYGAGDGPLSNMGVNAIQPGVAAVTIGTSGAIRVVTDAPKIDPKGRTFTYALDKDHWVVGGPVNNGGDVFRWARDNMFDAEKSTADLMGMSSYDLITEIASKVPAGADGLLFHPYLGGERAPIWDANARGSFFGLTHNHTRAHMVRAVLEGIIFNIYMVSLALEEVTGDLKSIQATGGFARSALWRQMMADIFEQTVTVPTAFESGALAATVMAQKALGMVDNLEVIGTMVGESKDYEPKPENYEVYRALAPIFIRLSRHLQPEYKNIADFQRKYVKKDDK from the coding sequence ATGGATTACTTAATTGGAGTTGATCTAGGTACAACATCAACAAAGGCAGTTTTGTTCGATACAGCAGGAAAGGTTATTGCCACTGCAAACCACGGTTACAAGCTATACCGTGACGAACCTGACATGGCTGAAGAAGATCTAGACGAAATTTACCGTGCATTCGTCGAAGCTGTGCAAGAAGTTGCACAAGAAGCTACAGAAGGAAAGGTTTTGGCTGTGTCATTTAGTTCAGCTATGCATTCATTGATTGCATTTGACGCTGATTGGCAACCATTGACTCGTGTGATTACATGGGCTGATAACCGTGCGGTTAAGTACACAGAAGAATTGCGTGAAACTGGTCTTGGACAAGAAATTTACAGCAAGACTGGAACACCAATTCACCCAATGGCACCTTTGTCAAAGATCCTTTGGATGAAGAACGAAAAGCAAGACATCTATAACAATGCAGCTCACTACCTTGGAATTAAGGAATACTTGTTCCACCGTTTGTTTGGTGCCAACAAGATGGATATCTCAATTGCTTCAGGAACAGGTCTATTCAACATCTTTGAATTGGACTGGGACGCTCAAGCTTTGGAAGTAACAGGACTTTCTAAGGAACAATTGCCAGAACCAGTTGAACCTTACGAAATTGAACGTGGACTTTCAGCAGAAATGGCACACATTTTGGGCTTGGACCAAGACACAGCCTTTGTTTACGGAGCTGGTGATGGACCTTTGTCAAACATGGGGGTTAACGCAATCCAACCTGGTGTTGCAGCCGTAACAATCGGAACTTCAGGAGCCATTCGTGTGGTTACTGATGCACCAAAGATTGACCCTAAGGGACGTACATTTACTTACGCCTTGGACAAGGATCACTGGGTTGTTGGTGGACCAGTTAACAACGGTGGAGATGTCTTCCGTTGGGCCCGTGACAACATGTTTGACGCTGAAAAGTCTACTGCAGATTTGATGGGTATGAGCTCATACGATTTGATTACTGAAATCGCAAGCAAGGTTCCTGCTGGAGCTGATGGTTTGTTGTTCCACCCATACCTAGGTGGAGAACGTGCCCCAATCTGGGACGCCAACGCACGTGGATCATTCTTCGGTTTGACTCACAACCACACTCGTGCCCACATGGTACGTGCCGTGCTTGAAGGAATCATCTTCAACATCTACATGGTTTCATTGGCACTTGAAGAAGTGACAGGAGACTTGAAGTCAATCCAAGCCACTGGTGGATTTGCTCGTTCAGCATTGTGGCGTCAAATGATGGCTGACATCTTTGAACAAACAGTTACAGTACCAACTGCCTTCGAATCAGGAGCCTTGGCTGCGACTGTTATGGCACAAAAGGCATTGGGAATGGTTGATAACCTTGAAGTTATCGGAACTATGGTTGGTGAATCTAAGGATTACGAACCAAAGCCTGAAAACTACGAAGTTTACCGTGCACTAGCACCAATCTTTATCCGTTTGTCACGTCACCTACAACCAGAATACAAGAACATCGCTGACTTCCAACGTAAGTACGTGAAGAAGGACGATAAGTAA
- a CDS encoding MerR family transcriptional regulator, with product MYTIGELAQLSGVSTRTLRYYDEIELLPATAIKNGQRVYDQTAIDRLQRILFYRELKMPLKEIAALMEANPSYIQEQLAKQHDALTLEKQRLDKVLKSLEKTMQYYQGGAEMSNDEKFSAFKEAFVLENEQRYGAEIRETYGDQAVDASNAQMMGMTENIYQEFRALEADIKGPLLLAAVQTQNVQSNEARILVEKHHEWLAYTWPSYTSEAHKGLAEMYIADERFASYYNDAVSGGAQFLHDAIQEWAE from the coding sequence ATGTACACAATTGGAGAATTAGCACAGCTATCAGGTGTTAGTACACGAACGCTACGCTATTATGATGAAATTGAGTTATTGCCAGCTACTGCAATTAAAAATGGACAACGCGTCTATGATCAAACAGCAATTGATCGGCTACAGCGTATCTTATTCTATCGAGAATTAAAAATGCCGCTTAAAGAAATTGCAGCATTGATGGAAGCGAATCCTAGCTATATACAGGAACAGCTAGCTAAACAACATGATGCACTAACATTGGAAAAACAACGATTAGATAAAGTTCTCAAAAGTTTAGAAAAGACCATGCAGTATTATCAAGGAGGGGCCGAGATGAGTAATGATGAGAAATTTAGCGCTTTTAAAGAGGCGTTCGTTTTAGAGAATGAGCAACGATATGGTGCAGAAATTCGCGAAACATATGGTGATCAAGCGGTTGATGCTAGTAACGCTCAAATGATGGGGATGACTGAGAACATCTACCAAGAATTTCGGGCATTGGAGGCTGATATCAAAGGCCCACTATTATTGGCTGCGGTACAAACCCAGAATGTTCAATCTAATGAAGCAAGAATTTTAGTTGAAAAACACCATGAATGGTTAGCGTATACTTGGCCTTCATACACTTCAGAAGCCCATAAAGGGTTAGCGGAGATGTATATTGCTGATGAACGGTTTGCGTCATATTACAATGATGCTGTATCTGGTGGAGCACAGTTCTTACATGATGCGATTCAAGAATGGGCAGAGTGA
- a CDS encoding ATP-binding protein produces MKINKVQIDQFGHWQNQEFSFSDEFQVISGLNGAGKTTLMAFIQGMLFGFPTAKANENTYENKNAATIYGGRLWFEHEERIYELVRHQRTNSSVILTDVETGQEFGDANEMIAQFMAPVTPDLYREIYVFNQDSLLEILTLKPAELLERLRVIGIPHAQGWLRQSDAWIKEAQLALGKTATSKRPINQKIAHLEEAKATLRRMEQGLPEVTMLEQRIREFKQEVNTLQAQQTKQVVASQYTHLQQQLVDVNGWLEAQPEKLRESDINDVLYLQNALVNPPMTDELERCYDIERLLAQLSNEPVTTRQTQQSQGEEPWLLMVGLVLLGFVVGSLIGQSVIGAILGLIGAFVLYWQKSAPQTTVQQTSNARDARLIEQLAQLGFMVNVNTNIAVSRQQVAQEIGKLSHQTDNHQQMSQRLEMLYQQMGITSDAEFESRRALAAEISQQEQRQRILQEQLAEITDQEGVQYSVDDLTNQLRDKHANIAQLEIQLERLSNDQTLRQQRQMVANWESELVADLQDYFALQMAAQWTQQSFDAANNDRWPRLEQQADGYLQTLTQGQYQHVSWSEKTFIVTDFQGQEWEVRQLSRGTAQQLYVALRLAMIVELQAQVNLPMLIDDAFVDFDIERQAALLSLLRGQSMDEQILYFTKDTMNEPDQVIL; encoded by the coding sequence ATGAAAATTAATAAAGTGCAAATTGATCAATTTGGTCATTGGCAAAATCAAGAGTTCTCTTTTTCTGATGAGTTTCAAGTGATTAGCGGGTTGAATGGGGCTGGAAAAACAACCTTGATGGCGTTTATTCAGGGGATGTTATTCGGTTTTCCTACTGCTAAGGCCAATGAAAATACGTATGAGAATAAAAATGCAGCGACAATATATGGTGGTCGTCTGTGGTTTGAACATGAAGAACGTATTTATGAACTAGTTCGTCATCAAAGGACGAATTCAAGTGTAATACTAACAGACGTTGAAACTGGGCAAGAGTTTGGGGATGCTAACGAAATGATTGCGCAATTTATGGCACCGGTAACGCCAGATCTGTATCGAGAGATTTACGTCTTCAACCAAGATAGCCTATTGGAAATTTTGACGCTCAAGCCAGCGGAATTGTTAGAACGTCTACGTGTAATTGGAATTCCACATGCCCAAGGTTGGCTACGTCAAAGTGATGCGTGGATTAAAGAAGCGCAATTAGCGTTGGGGAAGACAGCTACGTCTAAGCGTCCAATTAATCAGAAAATTGCTCATTTAGAAGAAGCTAAGGCGACGTTGCGCCGAATGGAGCAAGGGCTGCCGGAAGTGACAATGTTAGAACAACGTATTCGTGAATTCAAACAAGAAGTAAATACGTTACAAGCCCAACAAACGAAACAAGTGGTAGCGAGTCAATACACACATCTACAACAACAATTAGTTGATGTAAATGGTTGGCTTGAAGCACAACCAGAAAAATTACGTGAATCTGATATTAATGACGTTTTGTATCTACAAAATGCATTAGTTAATCCACCAATGACTGACGAATTAGAACGCTGTTATGATATCGAACGCTTGTTGGCACAATTATCAAATGAACCTGTTACAACACGACAGACGCAACAAAGTCAGGGCGAGGAACCTTGGTTATTGATGGTCGGGCTTGTCTTGCTTGGGTTTGTTGTTGGAAGTCTCATTGGACAGAGTGTGATTGGTGCAATTTTGGGACTTATTGGAGCCTTTGTTTTATATTGGCAAAAGAGTGCACCACAAACAACTGTCCAACAAACGTCAAATGCTCGTGATGCACGTTTGATCGAACAATTGGCACAACTAGGCTTCATGGTAAATGTGAACACAAACATTGCGGTTTCACGCCAACAAGTTGCACAAGAAATTGGTAAATTGAGCCACCAAACCGATAATCATCAACAAATGTCACAACGATTAGAGATGTTGTATCAACAAATGGGGATTACGTCAGATGCAGAATTTGAATCACGGCGTGCCCTTGCTGCCGAAATTAGTCAGCAAGAACAACGTCAACGCATTTTGCAAGAACAATTAGCTGAAATAACAGACCAAGAAGGCGTTCAATATTCTGTCGATGATCTAACGAATCAATTACGTGATAAGCATGCGAACATTGCCCAATTAGAAATACAATTAGAGCGTTTAAGTAATGATCAAACTCTTCGCCAACAACGTCAGATGGTGGCCAATTGGGAAAGTGAATTAGTTGCCGACTTACAAGATTATTTCGCTCTACAAATGGCAGCTCAATGGACGCAACAAAGTTTTGACGCAGCCAATAATGATCGTTGGCCGCGTCTAGAACAACAAGCAGATGGCTATTTACAAACGTTAACGCAAGGACAGTATCAACATGTTAGTTGGTCTGAGAAAACATTTATCGTCACTGATTTCCAAGGCCAAGAGTGGGAAGTTCGTCAGTTGTCTCGTGGAACAGCGCAACAATTATATGTCGCGCTACGTCTCGCGATGATTGTAGAATTACAAGCGCAAGTTAATTTACCAATGCTAATTGATGATGCTTTTGTTGATTTTGATATAGAAAGGCAAGCTGCTCTGTTATCATTATTACGAGGACAAAGTATGGATGAACAAATCTTGTACTTTACGAAAGATACGATGAATGAACCAGACCAAGTGATTTTGTAG